A genome region from Streptomyces xanthophaeus includes the following:
- a CDS encoding sigma-70 family RNA polymerase sigma factor has translation MNEVIRAGEEMRKLRSEMIKLFAGFGWTQDTIARITDMSQPAVSKQVAKYAVGTHTPPMGFALDQYDTPWLEGRLWGLAEAVAETLDAARCTRCVDALARGRKRFTPRTVDELRRLLEDDLTLRRAELPAGFRAAYDEISRGLDVPPKATADAPVTVSASVRRTLAHQLQRDRLQDERLPGGR, from the coding sequence ATGAACGAGGTCATCCGCGCGGGTGAGGAGATGCGGAAGCTGCGCTCCGAGATGATCAAGCTGTTCGCCGGCTTCGGCTGGACCCAGGACACGATCGCCCGGATCACCGACATGAGTCAGCCCGCCGTGTCCAAGCAGGTGGCGAAGTACGCGGTCGGCACTCATACGCCGCCGATGGGGTTCGCCCTCGACCAGTACGACACCCCGTGGCTCGAAGGGCGTCTGTGGGGGCTGGCGGAGGCGGTCGCCGAGACCCTCGACGCCGCTCGCTGCACCCGCTGCGTGGACGCGCTCGCCCGGGGCCGGAAGCGCTTCACACCCCGGACCGTCGACGAGCTGCGGCGCCTCCTCGAAGACGACCTGACGCTCCGTCGCGCTGAGCTGCCCGCGGGTTTCCGGGCCGCCTACGACGAGATCAGCCGTGGTCTCGACGTCCCGCCGAAGGCGACGGCCGATGCGCCGGTGACGGTTTCGGCCTCGGTACGCCGCACCCTCGCCCACCAGTTGCAGCGCGACCGGCTCCAGGACGAGCGGCTCCCGGGCGGGCGCTGA
- a CDS encoding alpha/beta fold hydrolase: protein MPTFTAPDGTRLAHRILGSGDPVVCIPGGPADSGYLGDLGGLSAYRRLIVPDLRGTGRSAVPEDTSSYRCDRLVGDIEALREHLGLARIDLLGHSAGANLATQYAARYPDRVRRLALITPGTRAVGVVITGESRRELARLRKDEPWFPEAFAALEAITEGTGSDWDAISPFFHGRWDDAARRHQAAARPDNTEAVTLFAADGAFDPRATRAALAAWRSPVLLLAGEFDLNSPPRSVAEFADLIPGATFVVQPGAGHYPWLDDAGRFVATVAAFLA, encoded by the coding sequence ATGCCCACATTCACCGCACCTGACGGAACCCGGCTCGCCCACCGCATCCTGGGGAGCGGCGACCCGGTCGTCTGCATCCCCGGAGGCCCCGCGGACTCCGGCTACCTCGGCGACCTCGGGGGTCTGTCCGCGTACCGTCGGCTGATCGTCCCGGACCTGCGCGGCACCGGCCGGTCCGCGGTCCCCGAGGACACCTCGTCCTACCGCTGCGACCGCCTCGTCGGGGACATCGAGGCCCTGCGCGAGCACCTCGGGCTCGCCCGGATCGACCTGCTCGGCCACTCGGCCGGGGCGAACCTCGCCACGCAGTACGCGGCCCGGTACCCGGACCGTGTCCGCAGGCTCGCCCTGATCACCCCCGGCACCCGCGCCGTCGGCGTGGTCATCACCGGGGAGAGTCGGCGGGAGCTCGCGCGGCTGCGGAAGGACGAGCCGTGGTTCCCCGAGGCGTTCGCGGCACTGGAGGCGATCACCGAGGGCACCGGCAGCGACTGGGATGCCATCAGCCCCTTCTTCCACGGACGGTGGGACGACGCCGCCCGGCGGCACCAGGCGGCGGCCCGCCCGGACAACACGGAGGCCGTCACCCTCTTCGCGGCCGATGGAGCCTTCGACCCGCGGGCCACGCGCGCCGCGCTCGCGGCCTGGAGGAGCCCCGTGCTGCTGCTCGCGGGGGAGTTCGACCTGAACAGCCCGCCTCGGTCGGTGGCCGAGTTCGCCGACCTGATCCCGGGAGCCACGTTCGTCGTACAGCCGGGTGCGGGCCACTACCCCTGGCTCGACGACGCCGGCCGGTTCGTGGCGACCGTCGCGGCGTTCCTGGCGTAG
- a CDS encoding aminoglycoside phosphotransferase family protein, with protein sequence MSTAQMMHPGAHPVDEDLVRRLIAGQFPRWAGLTVERLPSGGTVNEMYRLGDSMVVRLPMLAGGAEDVAMEREWLPRLAHRLPTAVPEVLGAGEPAQGYPWSWSVYRWLAGENPEAGALHEPVALARDLAAFVAAMQGITLPGAPKAYRGGPLALLDAPTRAAIEQLREIPEEGVDCDAVAAVWEDALRAPEWDGPPVWLHSDLTPGNLLVDGGRLTSVIDFGCMGVGDPACDLFPAWNLLPTGARAVFREELGVDEATWRRGRGRTLSQALNALPYYRTTNRVMAANARHVIREVLGEDPR encoded by the coding sequence ATGAGCACCGCACAGATGATGCATCCAGGCGCGCACCCCGTCGACGAGGACCTCGTACGCCGTCTGATCGCCGGTCAGTTCCCCCGGTGGGCCGGTCTGACCGTGGAACGGCTGCCGTCGGGCGGCACGGTCAACGAGATGTACCGGCTGGGCGACAGCATGGTCGTACGGCTGCCGATGCTGGCGGGCGGGGCCGAGGACGTGGCGATGGAGCGGGAGTGGCTGCCGCGCCTCGCACACCGCCTGCCCACGGCCGTCCCCGAGGTCCTCGGGGCCGGGGAGCCCGCGCAGGGCTATCCGTGGTCGTGGTCGGTGTACCGGTGGCTGGCGGGGGAGAACCCCGAGGCCGGGGCGCTGCACGAGCCCGTGGCACTGGCCCGTGACCTCGCCGCCTTCGTGGCGGCGATGCAGGGCATCACGCTGCCGGGCGCGCCGAAGGCCTACCGCGGGGGGCCGCTCGCCTTGCTCGACGCGCCGACCCGGGCCGCGATCGAGCAGCTGCGGGAGATCCCGGAGGAGGGCGTCGACTGCGATGCCGTGGCCGCCGTATGGGAGGACGCGCTGCGGGCCCCGGAGTGGGACGGGCCGCCGGTGTGGCTGCACTCCGATCTGACGCCGGGCAACCTGCTGGTGGACGGGGGCAGGCTGACGTCGGTCATCGACTTCGGGTGCATGGGGGTGGGAGATCCCGCCTGTGATCTGTTCCCGGCGTGGAACCTGCTGCCGACCGGTGCGAGGGCGGTCTTCCGCGAGGAGCTCGGCGTGGACGAAGCGACCTGGCGCCGAGGCCGGGGGCGGACGCTCTCGCAGGCACTGAACGCGCTGCCCTACTACCGCACGACGAACCGGGTGATGGCGGCCAACGCCCGGCACGTGATCCGGGAGGTGCTGGGAGAGGACCCGCGGTGA
- a CDS encoding cytochrome P450: protein MSTETLLDFPFSARGDQLPAEIEELRAEPVKRVRTIAGDEAWLVSSYPLAKQVLEDPRFSLKDTSAPGAPRQYALTIPPEVVNNMGNITGAGLRKAVLKAINPKTDGLTDWMRAQATSLVDSLLSHGAPVDLRGRFTNPYAENLHCRILGIPESDAPRLAASLDIAFMNSACPVTGAKLNWDRDIAYMVERLDDPTTTGLIAELAALRNDPDYDHLTDEMLATVGVTLFGAGVISTMGFLTMAIFSLLQNPEMWERLRKEPEKIPAAVDELLRINLSIADGLPRLALEDVTLGDVEVKKGELLLVLVEAANTDPDVYPDPHVADIDRPNAGTHLSFGGGQHYCPATALGKRHTEIAIEVLLEKMPHLALAVPVDQLVWRTRFMKRIPERLPVLW, encoded by the coding sequence ATGTCCACTGAGACCCTGCTCGACTTCCCCTTCTCCGCGCGCGGCGACCAGCTCCCGGCCGAGATCGAGGAGCTGCGCGCCGAACCGGTGAAGCGGGTCCGCACGATAGCCGGGGACGAAGCCTGGCTCGTCTCCTCCTATCCGCTGGCCAAGCAGGTCCTCGAGGATCCCCGGTTCAGCCTGAAGGACACCTCGGCCCCGGGTGCGCCCCGCCAGTACGCGCTGACGATCCCGCCCGAGGTCGTCAACAACATGGGCAACATCACCGGGGCGGGACTGCGCAAGGCCGTCCTCAAGGCGATCAACCCGAAGACCGACGGGCTCACCGACTGGATGCGCGCCCAGGCCACCAGCCTGGTCGACAGCCTCCTGAGCCACGGGGCGCCGGTCGATCTGCGCGGCCGGTTCACCAACCCGTACGCCGAGAACCTGCACTGCCGCATCCTCGGCATTCCCGAGTCCGACGCGCCGCGCCTGGCGGCGAGCCTCGACATCGCGTTCATGAACTCGGCCTGCCCGGTCACCGGCGCCAAGCTCAACTGGGACCGCGACATCGCCTACATGGTGGAGCGCCTCGACGACCCCACCACCACCGGCCTGATCGCCGAGCTCGCCGCCCTGCGCAACGACCCCGACTACGACCACCTGACGGACGAGATGCTCGCCACCGTGGGCGTCACGCTGTTCGGTGCGGGGGTCATCTCCACCATGGGCTTCCTGACCATGGCGATCTTCTCCCTGCTCCAGAACCCCGAGATGTGGGAGCGGCTGCGCAAGGAGCCGGAGAAGATCCCGGCCGCGGTGGACGAACTCCTGCGCATCAACCTGTCGATCGCCGACGGCCTGCCCCGGCTCGCGCTGGAGGACGTCACCCTCGGCGACGTCGAGGTGAAGAAGGGCGAGCTGCTGCTCGTCCTGGTCGAGGCCGCCAACACCGACCCGGACGTGTACCCCGACCCGCACGTCGCGGACATCGACCGGCCGAACGCCGGTACGCACCTCTCCTTCGGCGGCGGCCAGCACTACTGCCCGGCCACCGCGCTCGGCAAGCGGCACACGGAGATCGCCATCGAGGTGCTCCTGGAGAAGATGCCCCACCTCGCCCTCGCCGTGCCGGTCGACCAGCTCGTGTGGCGTACCCGCTTCATGAAGCGCATCCCGGAGCGCCTGCCCGTGCTCTGGTGA